In the genome of Ctenopharyngodon idella isolate HZGC_01 chromosome 16, HZGC01, whole genome shotgun sequence, the window ctcaagcacCGTCTATGCGCGCTGCTCTCCAGACAGAAAAAACGCCAGAAACGTGTAAATCAAGTGTCAAAAACCTGGGACACGGATGAACACATTCTCCTGAACGTTTGTAAGGCATATATAGAGTAATTCTTTACCGGTGCTGAAAACAATGGCATAAACAGAACAATCCCTCAAGACGAGAAGATGTCGACGGCTTCCTCAGGCGCTCCATTTATACTCCAGGTTCGCGCTATGATGACgccataggctgtcgccggccaataagATTGGAGTGGTGTGATTCTTTGGCATTCGGGCACCTGTCACGAGTGACGGTTCCCCATAGCGGTAAACGCAGAGCTGAAGTTCCCTTTCGAGAGGGAACaatattttaagacatgtcagtgcaagttgctttcagttaaaacagctcaaacatgcattttagtctaagactagcttaagccttgtctgtgaaattgGGGGCTAGTgttattaacattacattattgTAACTATGTGCGACGTGAATGTGCTGTTATCTCTCACTTATTTTGCAGGTGTTGGTCATATGTTGGGCGCACATCTTCTGGAGGTCAGACTCTTTCCATTGGAGATGGCTGTGGAACAAAAGCCGTTGTTGAGCATGAGTTTCTCCATGCACTAGGATTTTGGCATGAGCAGTCAAGATATGACAGAGATGATTATGTGACCATCAAACTTGAAAACATCATAGAAGGTTGCCTTGTAGtttcattatttagtttttaactttatttgtttttttaaagagtaaaaCAGTTAAATACAGACATACACTGACATACTGTTTGCAGTGCCCATTTAACTAATCAGCTCTTAAGTAAGCTATTCTGTATATTCTGTATAACTCAACTGGTCTTTATTTTCAGGGAAGGAGAGCAATTTCGATAAATATGGTGAGAATGTGACCACCATCCAAGGCACCCCATATGACTATTACTCTGTGATGCATTATGATAAAAATGCCTTCGGTAATGGTAATGGATCCACGATCATCACCAAGCGTCCTGAGTTCCAGGATGTGATTGGTCAACGAATGGACATCAGTGAATATGATGCGATTGAGCTCAACAAACTCTATAAATGCAGTGAGTGTTTTACACACTGTTTTCATTTGGGCTTTTCTAGATTTTATAGATTTTATAGTTTATGTGGATTCTATGTAAGTTTAAAATGTTGCAGTTTTTTGgttgtttaatatttcaataGGACTTAAAGCCTGATGTAAGGGAGACCAGGGAAAACATGTCATGAATGGGAAGTTGTAAGGAATTGATTTTGCCTCAGTGTTTGTCCGTTTGCATTACAGATTCCTCCATCTCTTTTCTTGACCACTGCAGTTTTGATGATGAATCTCTGTGTCAGATGAGCGTCTGTTCTGCTGCTGATTATGGCTGGCAGAGAGTGAAGTCAGTGAGTGGCATCAGTGTGACTGACCACACCTACTTGGGCCAAGAACAGAATGGTGAGATCTGTtacagtcagtcagtcaatggAAAGTGTCTgttttgacatcacaggaagagatttacatttttaattgccCAAAAAGAAATGCTCCACTTTCATCCACAGTTGCAGTCACTGTATCTCCCAGTCTCACACAACTACCTGTTTTCATACAGGGACGTCTTTTTTCATGCACTTCAGCACTGAGGGCAGAAATGAAGGGGACACAGCCAGAATGGAAAGCAAGACAATGACCCCTAAAAGAGACTGCAGTGTCCAGTGCCTGCAGTTTTACTACTATCACAGTGGTAATGAGTCTGACCAGCTCAACATCTGGATCCGAGAGTACCAGAATGAAGCAGACAACAGAGGAACTCTCAGACATATGGATCAGATCACAGGTCTGTCTCTTCCTCAAGTACTGTACATATTATGGGGAAAAAATACCTCGGCCTAtgcttttaaaatgttgctaAGATGTTTAATGTTACTGATTAATTTCTTGCAGAACTCCCTGGTAATTACTGGAAGCTGCATCACGTGTCACTGAATGCAAATAAAACCTTCCAAGTTGTATTTGAAGCCCGTAAAGGAGCTGGAAACTCCAGTGGAGGCTTTTCACTGGATGATATCAATATTTCAGAGACTGAGTGTCCCCACACATGGCAGATAAGGAACTTTTCAATAATGGAATCTTCAATACATTACAGTCCATTGTATTACTCTAGTGATGGCTATCGCTTTCAGACTAAGTTATCAGTGAATCAGTATAATCTTGGCATGTCTGTTCGTCTGGTATCTGGTGCATATGATGACCAGTTGCAGTGGCCTTGTCCATGGAGACAAATAACCTTCCAGACGCTTGACCAGAATCCACACATACAGAAGCGCATGTCTTCTGAGCGAAGCATCACCACTGACCCTACTTTGATTTCTTCCAGTGAGAATcctattatatatttttctctcACATCACGTTTATATGCAGCATTTTACTTAGCTAAAGTTCAAATACATTGTCCAATGAGAATCCTATTATTTTTCTGTCACATCACATGTTTTTATGCAGCACTTTATTTAGCTAAAGATCAAATACATTGTTATCTCTAACTTTAAAGGGCTTTTTAAAagacatattttgttgtaacaGGTGGCAGATATTACTGGGACAATCCTCGAAAAAATGGAACTCGAGTCACCATTGGCAATGAGACCGTATATGTGGGTCTTTTTTGGGGCTATACATATTTCATTATGAAAGATGATCTGATCAGAAGAGAGTTCATCAAGGGTGGTGACATCATATTTCTCTTCAACATGCAAGGTAGGTTTTGTGAAGTAACCTCAGAAAAACCCTGTTTTAAGTACAAAATGGGCAGAATAATGGCTGGTTCacatagaacactttttttttgtttgttttttttttgtttaatggaAACGTGCTAGACAAATGTCTGTGACCGCTCTGTCTCATTGCTTTTTCCACATCTCACATTAATGCCACGCTATGTGAAATTCAACTTCCTAAAATTGGTCATGGAACACTATATTTTTTCCATTCCTTTtacgttctgagaacatttagctaaatattgtTTACTAATCCTGAATACTTTTTCATAGATATCTCAGGGCTACTTCAGAATCACTCTCTACCCTGCtctaaagtgacagtgaagaatTTCAACATTTCTCCTGATGCGAGTGCCCGGCAGGGACCATGTGCTACAAGGTGAATATCCTTTTAACCTCTGTTgtgttaaaacataaaattattattgttttataa includes:
- the LOC127497446 gene encoding meprin A subunit beta-like isoform X9, which codes for MQLCAFLLLSLAVAFCLASPMPPLDINDTEKWKDIPDINKGLNLKEGDIMVSNQRSAILGNKYQWDIPVPYTLSVNLSMNYKGVILRAFEQFRLKSCIDFKPRAAENFYISVESHEGCWSYVGRTSSGGQTLSIGDGCGTKAVVEHEFLHALGFWHEQSRYDRDDYVTIKLENIIEGKESNFDKYGENVTTIQGTPYDYYSVMHYDKNAFGNGNGSTIITKRPEFQDVIGQRMDISEYDAIELNKLYKCNSSISFLDHCSFDDESLCQMSVCSAADYGWQRVKSVSGISVTDHTYLGQEQNGTSFFMHFSTEGRNEGDTARMESKTMTPKRDCSVQCLQFYYYHSGNESDQLNIWIREYQNEADNRGTLRHMDQITELPGNYWKLHHVSLNANKTFQVVFEARKGAGNSSGGFSLDDINISETECPHTWQIRNFSIMESSIHYSPLYYSSDGYRFQTKLSVNQYNLGMSVRLVSGAYDDQLQWPCPWRQITFQTLDQNPHIQKRMSSERSITTDPTLISSSGRYYWDNPRKNGTRVTIGNETVYVGLFWGYTYFIMKDDLIRREFIKGGDIIFLFNMQDISGLLQNHSLPCSKVTVKNFNISPDASARQGPCATRALPTPQSNSTTRTTRTSPTEGDCVDIFCNSSAKTASTLINLVLCFLLLVS